The sequence TCGATGCCAATATGGGTGTCATTATGGCCATCGACGTGTGCGCCTTGAACATGCTTCGTGCCACCCTGCAAAATGCTCAAGCTTTGATGGCGACCTTCCATAATCCAGCCACCACGGCTGATCGTAAATTGCTGGCCTGTATCGATCCAGCCGCGATTGAAGTGGCTTTGTTGGATTTGACGGGCTACTTGCCAAGCCTTATTGCGGGTAAAATCGTTGGTGTTAGGATTCGTCGTGTGATGCACGACAATGCCGATTGGCTTTTGATTGAGCACATTGATTGGCTCTTTGGCAGCGGCAGCACCCCAAGCAGTAGTTGAATCAATCGCGGGTGTTGCAACAGCGGCATGGGCAGGCCGCAAGAGGCGTAATTCAGTGCCACCAACCACCACGCTCATTGCCACGCCCAACGATAGTTTGCCAAATGTACGGCGCGAAAGTTTCTTCATTGCGGATATTTCCTTTGTTCAAAAAACAAGCCCCACGTTGGAAACGTGAGGCTTGTAGGCAAAAGCGATTATGGGCGGGGCCAAGCGCAGTGGATGTGAGTGCTATGGCCAGAATCGCCAGGCCCAAGCACTTCGGTCGCGCCGAGGTTGGCGCATTTGTTGCGGAATGATTGTTGGTTGGGGTGTGAGGAGCTAACGTGTGAGCCGTTGATCACATTGACATCGACGGCAACGCCAGCATAGTGACGTGAGTTGGCGCTGTGGGAGCCACCAGCGATTTCGCTGACCGAATAGCTCCACGATTGTGAGAGGGTGATCATCCCATTCAATAATGAGGTGCTGAGGTAAACCGAACCACCTGGGGCATTGCCGTAGCTGCTCCGGCGAGCAGCGCCACCATTAGCGGTGTCAACAATGTTTTGGCGAGCGGTTGCGCTATCGGAAACGCCTGAGGTGTGGATGGTGGCGAGGGCGATGCGGCTGCTATCGCGGATGGTGCGAGCCAAATCGGCGCGGCTGGAGCCACCACCACTTGGATTGCCAGTCAAAGCAGCCCAAGTATCGGCACCAACGATGCCATCGGCTCCCAAACCTTTGCTCGATTGAAAGCTCTTGACTGCTGACAACGTGCCTGCGCCAAAATCGCCATCAACCGTCAACGAATGGCCATGCTTTTTCAATTGGCGTTGCAAGGCATTGACGACAATGTTGTTATCGCCTTGGCGCACGGTGATAACCAATTGCTCCCACGTGTTGGGGCCAACCACGCCATCAGCGCTCAAGCCTTTGCTCGATTGGAAACTTTTGACTGCTGACAACGTGCCTGAACCAAAATCGCCATCGACCGTCAAGCTATAGCCGCGTTGCTTCAACATGGCTTGCACGGTATAGACGTTATCGCCAGAATCACCGTTGCTGACGGTTGCCCAAGTGCGGGCTGCAACACCCTGCGCCGCAGGGCCAAAACTTGCCAACATGACCAAAGCCATGGTTAGGCCGCTGAACCAAAATGCCCACCGCTTGTGCATAATTGCTATCCTTCCTTGTGAATGCCACTAAAAAAGATCGGGAATGGGATTGTTTCAAGCTTGATTGTCGAAAAGCGCGATTCGTAGGTATACTATATGCAACCCTTCTTAAAAAATTCTAAAAATATTGTTATGTTTCTAAAAAATATCTTAAAGCTCTACCAGTGATCCACTAGGAGGTTCCATGACGCAACAGCCTACAATCTTAGTGATTCAACCAGATCGAGCCTTGCAAGCCTTAATTGTGCGGGTCTTGAAAACCGCTAGTTTTCAGGTATTACGCAGCGATAGTATTCAGGAAGCCTTGCTCCTCGTTGAGCAAGAGGCGCTTGATTTGGTGGTCATCGATCAGTGGATTCCCGACCAAGATGCGCTGGAGTTTTGTCGTAATTTACGCGAGCATTCAAATTTGCCGTTGCTGATGGTAGGAGCCAGCAGCGATGCTTATATGCGAGGCATCGCGCTCGATCAAGGGATTGATGATTATGTGATTACGCCGTTTCACGAAAGCGAATTTTTGGCCCGCGTTCGAGCCTTGTTGCGACGCAGCCAACAAGCGACTCAGCAACAACAGCCGCAGTATACCGAATGTGGCGCGTTGCTGATCAACTGGCAAGACCAGCAAGTACGCAAATATGGCGAATTAGTCCATCTTACCAAAACTGAATGGGCCTTGCTCAAATTATTTATTCAATATCATGGCCAAGTTTTGACTCATCGCATGCTATTACAACAGGTTTGGGGCAAAAGCTATAGCGAAGATCGGGCCTATCTGCATGCCTATATTCGGCGTTTACGCGCCAAACTCGAAGACGACCCAACCAATCCACAGTTAATTCACTCAGAATCGGGAATTGGCTATCGTTTTATGCGAATTGAAGCGCCTACTCAAGCGCCACAAGCCAACCCAACGAGCCTTGCCCATTTGCGCCTGCCCTACCCGATCGCCGCGCTGATTGGCCGCCAGCATGAATTAACCGCCTTACAAGAACTACTGAGCAAATCCGAAGCCCGATTAATCACGATCACAGGGATGGGTGGCTCAGGCAAAACCAGCATGGCCAGCTATATTGCCCAGCAATTGCATCAAACGCAACATATGCCAGTGGTATTTGTGGCGCTCGACACCATCAACGATCCCAATATGGTAGCGGCAACCTTGGCTCGCGCTGCTGGCTTACGCGACCATGGCGATGATCAGTCGCTCGAACGCTTGCAAGATTGGATTAGCAATCAAACTATGCTCTTAATTCTGGATAATTTTGAGCAGGTGTTGGGTGCAGCGCCGCAAGTCAGCCAGTTGCTCCAGCATTGCCCAAATTTGAAAATTGTGGTTACCAGTCGGATTGTTTTGGGGGTGTATGGTGAATACGAGTTTGTCCTGCCCCCGCTCGGCTTGCCCGACCTGCAACAAAGTCCACCGCTTGAGCAAATTGCCGCCAGTCCGGCGATTCAACTCTTTGTGCAGCGGGCGCAAGCGGTGGATAGCCAATTTCGCTTGACTGCTGAAAATGCTGCTAACGTGGCCGAAATTTGTGTGCGGCTTGATGGACTGGCCTTGGCAATTGAGCTGGCAGCAGTTCATAGCAAATTTTATCCGCCCAAGGTGATGTTGCAACGACTCAACCAGCGGCTCGATTTTCTCTATCATAACAGCCCGGATCGAACACAGCGCCAACATTCGCTGCGCGGAGCAATCGATTGGAGCTACGAACTGCTTGGCAGCTATGAACAAACGATTTTTCAAGGGCTTGGCTTATTTGCCGGCAGTTTCACCCGTGAGGCGGCCCAAGCTTTGTGGCCCAACGACGAACCAAGCCGGATCGAACGAGTTTTACAGCATTTGGTCAATGCTAGTTTGTTACAACGCGAAACCAGCAGCGACGGCCTGAGTTGGTTCGCCATGCTCGATACCATTCGCGAATATAGCTTGAGTAAATTGCCAAAAGGTGAGGCCCATTGGCTCCAACAACAATTACTTGATTATTATGTTGAGTTAATGCAACAAGCCGAACAAGCCTTTTTGGTCAGCAACCATACTGGCTGGATCAAACGGCTCGAACGTGAATTACCAACGATTCGTAGCATTCTCGCATGGGGCATTCAGCAAGAATATAGCTTGGCAGTCTGGCAATTATGTGCGAGTTTTTGGCGCTTTTGGCACGAGCAAGGCCAAATCAGCGAAGGTCGCGAATGGCTAGCTAAAATTCAACACTTACAACCAAACACAATCCCCTTGGCAATTCGCGATAAAGTGCGGCTTGGGGCTGGCGTTTTGGCCTTTATCCAAGATGATTATGCGGCGGCCAATCAAGCGTTTGGCGAAGTGTTGGTCGAGCCACGCGCCGAACATCAACCCAAAGCAATTGCCCATGCACTAACCAATATTGGCATGGTCGCCTATTGGCAAGGGCGTTATGGCGAGGCAATTCAGGCCTTGGAAGAAAGCTTGCCTTTATTAAAAATGCTTGATGATCGCTATGGAATGGCCAGCAGTTTGCGCCATTTGGGCATGAGTCAGTTGGTGCAACATGGCTCACGCAGCGCCTTGGCGTTATTGGCCGAAAGTTTAAGCTTCTATCAAGAGCTTGGCAGCAAAAGTGGCATTGGCACGGCGATGGGGTTTTATGGCCGGGCTTTATTAATTTATGGCGATGATCACGAAGCTCAGCAATGGCTCGAACAAAGCATCGCCATGCTTGAGCCATTGGGCAATTGGCCTGCCATGGCTCGCAGCCAAACCTTTTTAGGGCGAGTAGCCTTAGCCCAACGGCGTTATGCTGATGCCCAACAGTTGCTCAGCCAAAGTTTAGCCACGCTCTATCGAGTTGGCGATCGCGAAGGCGTAGCCGCTTCAATCGAGGGTTTAGCCGTTTGGAGCGCACTCAACCAGCAAGCTGAGCGAGCACAAGCGCTTTGGAGTGGCGCAGATTGGCTACGTGAATTAATTGGCGCACCAATTCCACCTGCCGACTATCAGGCGCTACGCCGCATGTTGCCCCAAGCTTTCAGTTTTATGCAACAAGCCCAAACGCCCAAATCGCTGCGGCACTTGGTTGGCTGTGCCTTAGCTAGTGATTGTAGCTCGTTGGGCTGCGATGAGCATGAGCAATAACATAACGCACTCTAACGATACTGGTACAATACACCATTGTGCACAACAACCTAGCAGACACGAATCCGCCGAATCTCCAAACGATAAGGAATACCCATGACCCGTCAACTACCGCGACAGCTTGAAGCCTATCGCGATTTATTGAATGAAATTGACCTAAACCAACTGCTTGAAAGTATCAATCAGCCTTTGCCTAGCGGTTTGCGCACCAATCCGCTCAAGGCAAATGCGAATGCCCCCCAAGCGTGGCAACAACACTATAGCTGGCAACTTGAGCAAGTGCCATTTTGCCAAACAGGTTGGCAATTGCGCAACGAGGTTGGCAATTTAAGTCGCACCGTCGAGCATCAAATGGGCCATTACTACATCCAAGATGCCGCATCAATGCTGCCCGTTGAGCTTTTTGAATTGCAACCTGAGGCCGAACCCAGCGTGCTGGATTTGACCGCCGCGCCTGGAGGCAAAACCACCCACATCATCTCGCAGCTTGAAGATCGTGGGCTGGTAGTTGCCAACGACAGCAATTTACAACGGATCGCTGGACTCAAAGGCAATATTCAACGCTGGGGCAGCACCTCGACGGTCATCACCAACCAACCAGGTGAGCGCATGGGCCGTTGGTTGCCCGAACAATTCGATTATGTCTTGTTGGATGCGCCGTGTAGTGGTGAAGCACTGCGCACCAGCGAACGCCACACCAGCCGGCTCGTTTCGAGCCACGAACGCAATACCTTACAACAACGCCAAATTAAGTTGCTTGAAAGTGCCTTGCAAGCAGCGCGACCGAGTGGCCATGTGGTTTACTCGACTTGTAGCCTTGCGCCAGAAGAAGATGAAGCTGTGCTTGATGCGCTACTCAAGCGCTACCCAGAGCAAATTCAAATTATGTCAATTCCAGCCAACGTGCCAATTGAAGCACCTGGTTTATTGGCGGCAGGCTCACAGAATTATGACCCAAGCATTGCCAATGCCTTGCGTTTATGGCCACATCTTTATAACACTGCTGGCTTTTTCGCTGCACTGATCGTCAAGCACGACCAAATTGCTACGCCCAGCCTAGAGCGCCCGCAACAAACTCTAGCCAAAGCTGGCTACAAAGCGATCACAAATGAAGAACAGCGCCAAATTCTGGATACATTGCACGATGTTTATGGCTTTGATTTGAGCAAAATCTTAGCAACCAAAGGCCTAAGTTTATGGCGCAACGGCAAAACAATTCAGGCGATTCCTGAGCGCTGGCTAAGCAATTTCGCGCAATTTCCATTTGTGAGTGCTGGCATTCAGGTTGGCAAACTATCGCGCCATGGTTTTCAGCCAGCCCATGATTTGGCCTCGCGTTACGCCGAGCAATTCAGCCAACAACAGCTCACGATTAACGATCAGCAGCTTGACGATTGGCTAGCACGCCGCGATTTAGCCATTAAAACCAGTCAATATCCGAATGGCAGCATCGTGGTAGTGCGCGATCAACAACAACGTTACCTTGGTTTAGGCCAAATCGACGGCAACAGCTTGGAAAATCTACTGCCGCATTGGCAATAACCAGAGGGTTCAGGGGTTAGTGGCTAGGGTTCAGAAGGGCTGAAACCACGAAGAACACGAAGAGCGCTAAGTTTGGTTAATATGGTTTTTTGGAATTAAGCATATGCCAAGCAGCCAAACAACTCACCATTCGTGCCCTTCGTGTCCTTCGTGGTTAAATCTCCTCTATCCTTCGCCTCTGCGGTAAAATCTAACTTCTGGCAACTAACGTTCCAGTCCCTGACCCCTGACAACTAGCCCCCAACCCTTCTAGTTAAATCGTTTCCAATGGCCCTCGGAAATCACCTCAACCCGACCATCGACAACCTGAATCGCCGTTTGATCATCGATCGCATAGGCTGGCTCGGCAATACTAGCAGCCCATGGTTCAGCGTGAGCCAGCGTGTTATACGGCAGATCTGGGTGATCAAGATGCGGAAATATCGAAAAATCGACCATGCCCAACGTGCGATCGCCGCCTGTTGGTGGTTGCCAACCGACAAAGTACTCGCCAATGCGTGGCGTTAGCACCATGCTTCCAGCACTCAAGCCTACATAGACCAGATTGCTCAGGCTAGGCAAAAGCTCCGCCAACCCCGATTGCTGCATCCAATAACCGAGATAGAGCGGGTCACCACCGCCAACCAACAGCACATCACATTGCTGGACGACTGGAACCCAGCGTGATCGATCAATACTGGGCAGCGCCGTCAATTCCAAGACCCCCAAAGATTTCCAGCCTAACTCACACATTGGTGTTCGTGGTTCATTGCCGCTGATAAAGCGCCAAGCACTGTCGCTGCCATTTGAATTGGCATAACTAGCAGTGGGAATGCAAAGGGCATGACATTGATCAATCGGTTTAGCGAGCAGTTTCACCAGCGCTGTATGAATATTTGGATTGGTAATTCCAGCCGAGGTCAGCAGATACTTCATCAAGCGTACTCCTAGCAAATTTCATCGATGAGTTTTACATCAAAATAGCTCACATGTTCGATTATATAAACCCTGTCAAGCTCAAGTGAACATGGCTAGCTATTGATCCACAAAGAACACAAAGCCCACGAAGGCTGAAATGCCTCGACATTTATTTGACAAACAACGATCAGCCGTCTACAATTAGCGCCTTGTTGATACTTGATATCAATAATCAGATAGAAAGGTTTGGCAATGCGGCGTTTAACTCAGCTTTTCGGGCTGATTCTGATGATACAAATACTGGTAGCGTGTGGTACATCCAGCGAAACACCTGATGCAACGACTTCAACGAGCAATTCAAATGGTGAATTACGGATCGGAACAGGCATCAAT is a genomic window of Chloroflexota bacterium containing:
- a CDS encoding peptidoglycan-binding protein; translation: MHKRWAFWFSGLTMALVMLASFGPAAQGVAARTWATVSNGDSGDNVYTVQAMLKQRGYSLTVDGDFGSGTLSAVKSFQSSKGLSADGVVGPNTWEQLVITVRQGDNNIVVNALQRQLKKHGHSLTVDGDFGAGTLSAVKSFQSSKGLGADGIVGADTWAALTGNPSGGGSSRADLARTIRDSSRIALATIHTSGVSDSATARQNIVDTANGGAARRSSYGNAPGGSVYLSTSLLNGMITLSQSWSYSVSEIAGGSHSANSRHYAGVAVDVNVINGSHVSSSHPNQQSFRNKCANLGATEVLGPGDSGHSTHIHCAWPRP
- a CDS encoding winged helix-turn-helix domain-containing protein — protein: MTQQPTILVIQPDRALQALIVRVLKTASFQVLRSDSIQEALLLVEQEALDLVVIDQWIPDQDALEFCRNLREHSNLPLLMVGASSDAYMRGIALDQGIDDYVITPFHESEFLARVRALLRRSQQATQQQQPQYTECGALLINWQDQQVRKYGELVHLTKTEWALLKLFIQYHGQVLTHRMLLQQVWGKSYSEDRAYLHAYIRRLRAKLEDDPTNPQLIHSESGIGYRFMRIEAPTQAPQANPTSLAHLRLPYPIAALIGRQHELTALQELLSKSEARLITITGMGGSGKTSMASYIAQQLHQTQHMPVVFVALDTINDPNMVAATLARAAGLRDHGDDQSLERLQDWISNQTMLLILDNFEQVLGAAPQVSQLLQHCPNLKIVVTSRIVLGVYGEYEFVLPPLGLPDLQQSPPLEQIAASPAIQLFVQRAQAVDSQFRLTAENAANVAEICVRLDGLALAIELAAVHSKFYPPKVMLQRLNQRLDFLYHNSPDRTQRQHSLRGAIDWSYELLGSYEQTIFQGLGLFAGSFTREAAQALWPNDEPSRIERVLQHLVNASLLQRETSSDGLSWFAMLDTIREYSLSKLPKGEAHWLQQQLLDYYVELMQQAEQAFLVSNHTGWIKRLERELPTIRSILAWGIQQEYSLAVWQLCASFWRFWHEQGQISEGREWLAKIQHLQPNTIPLAIRDKVRLGAGVLAFIQDDYAAANQAFGEVLVEPRAEHQPKAIAHALTNIGMVAYWQGRYGEAIQALEESLPLLKMLDDRYGMASSLRHLGMSQLVQHGSRSALALLAESLSFYQELGSKSGIGTAMGFYGRALLIYGDDHEAQQWLEQSIAMLEPLGNWPAMARSQTFLGRVALAQRRYADAQQLLSQSLATLYRVGDREGVAASIEGLAVWSALNQQAERAQALWSGADWLRELIGAPIPPADYQALRRMLPQAFSFMQQAQTPKSLRHLVGCALASDCSSLGCDEHEQ
- a CDS encoding RsmB/NOP family class I SAM-dependent RNA methyltransferase, encoding MTRQLPRQLEAYRDLLNEIDLNQLLESINQPLPSGLRTNPLKANANAPQAWQQHYSWQLEQVPFCQTGWQLRNEVGNLSRTVEHQMGHYYIQDAASMLPVELFELQPEAEPSVLDLTAAPGGKTTHIISQLEDRGLVVANDSNLQRIAGLKGNIQRWGSTSTVITNQPGERMGRWLPEQFDYVLLDAPCSGEALRTSERHTSRLVSSHERNTLQQRQIKLLESALQAARPSGHVVYSTCSLAPEEDEAVLDALLKRYPEQIQIMSIPANVPIEAPGLLAAGSQNYDPSIANALRLWPHLYNTAGFFAALIVKHDQIATPSLERPQQTLAKAGYKAITNEEQRQILDTLHDVYGFDLSKILATKGLSLWRNGKTIQAIPERWLSNFAQFPFVSAGIQVGKLSRHGFQPAHDLASRYAEQFSQQQLTINDQQLDDWLARRDLAIKTSQYPNGSIVVVRDQQQRYLGLGQIDGNSLENLLPHWQ
- a CDS encoding Type 1 glutamine amidotransferase-like domain-containing protein, whose translation is MKYLLTSAGITNPNIHTALVKLLAKPIDQCHALCIPTASYANSNGSDSAWRFISGNEPRTPMCELGWKSLGVLELTALPSIDRSRWVPVVQQCDVLLVGGGDPLYLGYWMQQSGLAELLPSLSNLVYVGLSAGSMVLTPRIGEYFVGWQPPTGGDRTLGMVDFSIFPHLDHPDLPYNTLAHAEPWAASIAEPAYAIDDQTAIQVVDGRVEVISEGHWKRFN